One Ignavibacteriales bacterium genomic region harbors:
- a CDS encoding YeeE/YedE family protein, whose product MNAPFYKFNLFGFDVSLIIAFAIGIGFGFMLERGGFGSARILAAQFYLGNMRVLKVMFTAIVTAMLGIFYLSVIGYLDLSLIYVSNTYILPQVLGGLILGVGFVIGGYCPGTSMVAFSTGKIDGLVYVLGVAFGIFVFGEMFPMLEGFFNSTDLGKQTLPSFLGLSYGLVVFLVVVMAIGAFIAAEWSEKKFADRNPEKSI is encoded by the coding sequence ATGAACGCACCATTTTATAAATTTAATTTATTCGGATTTGATGTAAGTCTTATTATCGCTTTTGCAATTGGTATCGGTTTTGGATTTATGTTAGAACGCGGTGGCTTTGGAAGTGCGAGAATTCTAGCTGCACAATTTTATTTGGGCAATATGCGCGTTCTTAAAGTAATGTTCACAGCAATTGTAACTGCAATGCTTGGGATATTTTATTTATCGGTTATTGGTTATTTAGATTTATCACTTATTTATGTAAGTAACACATACATACTCCCACAAGTTTTAGGTGGACTGATTCTCGGAGTTGGATTTGTTATCGGCGGCTATTGTCCAGGCACATCAATGGTGGCTTTTTCAACAGGTAAGATTGATGGACTCGTTTATGTTCTTGGTGTTGCATTTGGAATTTTTGTTTTTGGTGAGATGTTCCCGATGCTTGAAGGATTTTTCAATTCAACAGATCTGGGTAAGCAAACCCTTCCATCATTTCTTGGTCTTTCTTATGGCTTAGTTGTTTTTCTTGTTGTTGTTATGGCAATCGGGGCTTTTATTGCTGCTGAATGGAGTGAGAAAAAATTTGCTGATAGAAATCCGGAGAAAAGTATATGA
- a CDS encoding YeeE/YedE family protein: protein MTSLTKTFTKAFEKDESHVHIEIKAKPYSNPYLVGIGLGLVLLAAFVIMGRGLGASGAVSTAVAVTVNTIAPSHASGNQFYTEYLGDGKTSPFKDWLVFEVLGVIAGGFLSGSLAHRVKKGVDKGPRVSNRTRLIYAFVGGGLMGFGAKLARGCTSGQALSGGAILNLGSWAFMMMVFAGGYAAAYFLRRQWL, encoded by the coding sequence ATGACATCATTAACTAAAACTTTCACCAAAGCTTTTGAAAAAGATGAAAGTCATGTTCATATCGAAATAAAAGCAAAACCATATTCAAATCCATACTTGGTTGGTATTGGGCTTGGACTAGTGTTGCTAGCGGCATTTGTAATTATGGGCAGAGGACTCGGTGCTTCAGGTGCTGTCTCAACAGCAGTTGCCGTAACTGTAAACACTATTGCACCATCACATGCTTCAGGTAATCAATTCTACACCGAATATTTAGGAGATGGAAAAACAAGTCCATTCAAAGACTGGTTGGTATTTGAAGTACTTGGGGTTATTGCAGGTGGATTTTTATCTGGTTCACTAGCGCATCGTGTAAAAAAAGGAGTTGATAAAGGACCGAGAGTTTCAAATCGAACCAGATTAATTTACGCTTTTGTTGGTGGTGGTCTGATGGGGTTCGGTGCTAAACTTGCTCGCGGCTGCACCAGTGGACAGGCTTTATCAGGTGGAGCAATTCTAAATCTTGGAAGCTGGGCTTTTATGATGATGGTTTTTGCTGGCGGATATGCCGCTGCATATTTTTTAAGGAGGCAATGGTTATGA
- the nrfD gene encoding polysulfide reductase NrfD, producing MNELLELTTTRHNPHVDPVMAMWEWQIPVYLFLGGMVAGMMIISGYFLFTNRHKESNCSCFFIPIVSVVLLSLGMFALFLDLSHKLYVWRLYTTFQFTSPMSWGAWILILVYPALIANILIRPAKWMTEKVPKLLEYSKKINEHPFLVKNIGITNMILGMMLGAYTGVLLSTMGSRPLWNTSLLWVLFLVSGLSAAAAFVHLFAKNKYESELLAKADNGFLIIELFVFVMIFLGLLSSAKPHIEAAQLLLNGAYAPVFWVFVIGIGIIIPLFIQLLAVNHKIKHTAIAPILVIVGGLILRFVIVSAGQYSHWFNAHFH from the coding sequence ATGAACGAATTATTAGAACTAACAACCACAAGACATAATCCACACGTTGATCCAGTGATGGCTATGTGGGAATGGCAAATTCCTGTTTATCTTTTTTTAGGTGGAATGGTTGCCGGAATGATGATTATTTCTGGTTACTTTTTATTTACTAATAGGCATAAAGAAAGTAATTGTTCCTGTTTCTTTATTCCTATTGTAAGTGTGGTCTTATTAAGTCTTGGGATGTTTGCATTATTTTTAGATTTATCGCACAAACTTTACGTGTGGAGATTATATACAACTTTTCAATTTACCTCGCCGATGTCTTGGGGCGCATGGATTTTAATTTTAGTTTATCCTGCACTAATTGCAAATATCTTAATTCGTCCCGCAAAATGGATGACAGAAAAAGTACCAAAACTTTTGGAGTACAGCAAAAAAATAAATGAGCATCCCTTTCTGGTTAAGAATATCGGAATAACAAATATGATTCTTGGAATGATGCTAGGAGCATATACGGGCGTGTTATTAAGTACCATGGGTTCAAGACCGTTATGGAATACATCTTTACTATGGGTCCTTTTTCTTGTGTCGGGATTATCCGCCGCGGCGGCATTTGTACATTTGTTTGCAAAGAATAAATACGAAAGTGAATTACTTGCAAAAGCGGATAACGGATTTTTGATTATAGAATTATTTGTATTTGTAATGATATTTCTTGGTTTACTTTCATCGGCAAAACCGCATATAGAAGCCGCCCAGCTTTTACTTAACGGAGCTTATGCCCCTGTGTTTTGGGTTTTTGTAATTGGCATTGGAATAATAATTCCACTTTTTATTCAACTACTTGCAGTCAATCACAAAATTAAACACACAGCAATTGCACCAATTCTTGTAATTGTTGGCGGGTTGATTTTACGATTTGTAATTGTCTCGGCTGGACAGTACAGCCACTGGTTTAACGCACATTTTCATTAA
- a CDS encoding 4Fe-4S dicluster domain-containing protein, with product MPRFGMVIDTRKCVGCQDCVIACKTENNIPEGYNRDWIITESHGKFPDIQMEIRTERCNHCSETPCVSCCPTGASHIHDVGGVVLVTHDVCIGCKACIEACPYDARFAHPDGYADKCTFCIHRVEKGENPACVEVCPTYCMYFGDLEDPNSEVSKLLKSRKWHVNLTDAGTQPNIFYLV from the coding sequence ATGCCAAGATTCGGAATGGTAATAGATACTCGTAAATGTGTTGGATGTCAGGATTGCGTAATTGCATGCAAAACAGAAAATAATATTCCAGAAGGTTACAATAGAGATTGGATTATAACTGAATCTCACGGAAAATTTCCTGATATACAAATGGAAATCAGAACGGAAAGATGTAATCATTGTTCTGAAACTCCATGTGTGAGTTGCTGTCCAACCGGCGCAAGCCATATTCACGATGTTGGTGGTGTTGTACTGGTAACACACGATGTTTGTATTGGATGTAAAGCCTGTATTGAAGCTTGCCCATATGACGCAAGATTTGCTCATCCAGATGGTTATGCTGACAAATGTACATTTTGTATTCACAGAGTTGAAAAAGGTGAGAATCCTGCTTGCGTTGAAGTGTGTCCAACTTATTGTATGTACTTTGGTGATTTAGAAGATCCGAATAGTGAAGTAAGTAAACTTTTAAAATCACGTAAGTGGCATGTTAATCTTACTGATGCAGGAACACAACCAAATATCTTTTATTTAGTGTAG